The DNA sequence ATTTGCATAAGGAAAGAACCACACAATGATCACTGACgctaaaaatgaaaataagaaaagttgCTAGGTAGGAGCctaacaatttttttctattttttttttctttcgtaTTTCTGTATTTCCATGGGTAAAGAATTTAAATGTTAGTGAGAATTTGGGGTTCTTGTAACAAGCTTCACCAAGTTTAAGATGGCCTCTTCGAAGATCCGTAgattttgcatttttgcGGTGGTTTATGGATTCAAAGCGAGGCCTAAATTAACGATCAtgtctttattatttttttataaaagagGACATATCATTGAATTTCCGATTTCCAAAGggaagaaaacaaataaagcTGTGCCATTTCATGCattccttttctttcattcaATGATACATACTTCTTGTAGTAGGAACAGTTGATAGTTCTGGTATCGGTTAAAACCTTCTAAAAGTATCTTATATTATAGAGTACAAATGCAAAAATAGCTATGGGTGCTAAAGAGTTTGTCGATTATTGTTTAGTAAATAATTGTAAGTTTAAATCCGTAATCTCTGAATCAGATACGAGGGTAACTAAAATCGGAACCTTGAGTCTATTCTCATGTAGTTCATTTCTGCCCTCTCTTGTTATATCGAACGACGTTAATTTATTCCATTGATAcagttttttattgttcTTGATGTAACcctttttaaatatttccaatatgcttaacattttttgaatatgtGGACCATAAGAGAATACACAAAGTGCATGTTGTTGGCTCGAACTTCCATCGGTCGCGTTGATCTGCTTGTTTAACTTATTTATCGATTGCTTAATGTTATCATTTTTCGATATGCCATGATACAGTATTGATGTACTGTTGTCAGTATTACTTGCTAAAGACGGTATAACTGTTTCTTGGAGAAACCGAAGACACTGGCTGGAGGAAGAGATGTCCAAGTCTCTATTGATTGCATTGTAATATACGCCATTGACCATTTTTAATTTGCtgattattttcttcttcttttcttccaatcTCTGCCGAACAATACTGGTCTcatgcaatttttttttcaagagcGTGCAGGGGTTATCCATCAGATATGTCGCTTGAAACCgccaataaaaaaaaaagaaaaagagaatggACTAATAAACTGAGGGTGAACGCCATTTCAAGCTTTAGAGAATTGTAAAGGTGATACGCGGGAGCAAATTGGcaaatatataatataatgaTGCTGGGTAAGGGGTTCATCCTGGCACAGTATGGAACAATACATGTGAAACAGAATATAATTCGAAGAACTACAAATTTCCGTATTTTTAATCAGTCAATATGTGCCTTTCATTCAATGCTAAAGGTACAAGAGCAAAAGCAAGTTCCACTGGACCTTTCATATGAGGTGGTCAAGACAGATACGGTAACAACAGGCGATAAAGGGAAGCCAAGACCACCCATTATCATACTGCACGGCCTATTCGGTAACAAACTCAACAACCGAAGCATTGGCCGAAACCTTAACAACAAATTGGGAAGAGACGTGTACCTGTTAGACCTAAGAAACCATGGGACCTCACCGCACAGTTCAATACACAACTATGCCGCGATGTCGGAAGACGTGAAGCACTTCATCGCAAAACACAAATTAAACACCGATGGAGGACCTATCATAGTAGGTCACTCAATGGGTGGTAAAGTCGCTATGATGCTGGTCTTGAAGAACCCGCAATTGTGTTCGATGTTAGTCTGTATAGAGAACGCCCCAGTCAGTCTACGCCCTAACGCTGAGTTTGTCGAGTACATCAGAGCGCTGATGGAAATCGTCAACGACAAAGGCAAAACCATCCAAACACTAAAACAGGCCGATGAACGCCTTGCGGAAAGAATTAGCGGCAATGAGCTAGTTAGGCGGTTTCTTCTGACGACGTTGAAAAGGGTTAAGATCGACAATCCGTCGTCTGCATCGTCATATACGTTCGAAGAACGAATTCCTCTCGAGACCCTGAAAGATGCTATCGTCAAGGGTGAGATAGCCGCCTGGCCTCTGGATCCTGTTCGTGAGCGATGGACGCGACCTGCGCTATTCATCAGGGCTACCCAGTCGCATTATGTGGTCGACGAGTATCTTCCGATCATCGGCGCGTTCTTCCCGCGCTTTGAAACACGTGATATCGATGCGGGTCACTGG is a window from the Saccharomyces paradoxus chromosome VII, complete sequence genome containing:
- the POP6 gene encoding ribonuclease P/MRP protein subunit POP6 (Subunit of both RNase MRP and nuclear RNase P~similar to YGR030C), with translation MDNPCTLLKKKLHETSIVRQRLEEKKKKIISKLKMVNGVYYNAINRDLDISSSSQCLRFLQETVIPSLASNTDNSTSILYHGISKNDNIKQSINKLNKQINATDGSSSQQHALCVFSYGPHIQKMLSILEIFKKGYIKNNKKLYQWNKLTSFDITREGRNELHENRLKVPILVTLVSDSEITDLNLQLFTKQ
- the IMO32 gene encoding Imo32p (similar to YGR031W), which codes for MLKVQEQKQVPLDLSYEVVKTDTVTTGDKGKPRPPIIILHGLFGNKLNNRSIGRNLNNKLGRDVYLLDLRNHGTSPHSSIHNYAAMSEDVKHFIAKHKLNTDGGPIIVGHSMGGKVAMMLVLKNPQLCSMLVCIENAPVSLRPNAEFVEYIRALMEIVNDKGKTIQTLKQADERLAERISGNELVRRFLLTTLKRVKIDNPSSASSYTFEERIPLETLKDAIVKGEIAAWPLDPVRERWTRPALFIRATQSHYVVDEYLPIIGAFFPRFETRDIDAGHWVNAEKPGECAESIVNFVERHED